A region of Planctomycetia bacterium DNA encodes the following proteins:
- the dprA gene encoding DNA polymerase III, with amino-acid sequence MTTPSAIDADLLARVRLACVPGVGPRLRQLLLERFGSHRGVFAAAAGDIAAIPRIGPKTAAAIVDPALERTAGAVIELCGRRGVAILAVGEEDYPPLVSRIDDPPGILFVRGTIERCDSLAVAIVGARHATAYGRKVAWQLAGGLARAGYTVVSGLARGIDAAAHRGALDAGGRTLAVLGNGVLRVYPPEHADLATEVAARGAVISEAVPLAEPTPGCFPQRNRLISGLSLGTVVVEASSRSGALITARTAGEQGREVFAVPGPIDSRMSRGCHDLIRDGARLVQSVDDVLEELGPLFEATASPAGRTIQSPAELQLDDVERRVLDACDAIRADGPVPIDDVVVASGLAVSQVIATVGVLEMRRIIRRLPGNQVERR; translated from the coding sequence ATGACCACGCCCAGCGCCATCGATGCCGACCTGCTCGCCCGTGTCCGTCTCGCCTGCGTGCCCGGCGTCGGTCCGCGGCTGCGCCAGCTGCTGCTGGAGCGATTCGGCTCCCACAGGGGCGTGTTCGCGGCTGCGGCCGGCGACATCGCGGCCATCCCGCGCATCGGCCCGAAGACCGCCGCCGCGATCGTCGATCCAGCCCTGGAGCGGACGGCCGGCGCGGTGATCGAGCTCTGCGGCCGCCGGGGCGTGGCGATCCTCGCCGTAGGGGAGGAGGACTACCCGCCGCTCGTGTCGCGGATCGACGATCCGCCCGGCATCCTCTTCGTACGCGGCACGATCGAGCGCTGCGACAGCCTCGCCGTGGCGATCGTCGGCGCCCGGCATGCGACCGCCTACGGCCGCAAGGTCGCCTGGCAGTTGGCCGGCGGCTTGGCGCGTGCCGGCTACACGGTGGTCAGCGGGCTGGCCCGTGGCATCGATGCCGCCGCCCACCGGGGCGCCCTCGACGCCGGCGGCCGTACGCTGGCGGTCCTCGGCAACGGCGTGCTCCGCGTCTACCCGCCCGAGCATGCCGATCTGGCCACCGAGGTCGCGGCCCGCGGCGCGGTGATCAGCGAGGCCGTGCCGCTGGCGGAACCGACTCCCGGCTGCTTTCCCCAGCGCAACCGGTTGATTTCAGGGCTGTCGTTGGGAACCGTCGTCGTCGAGGCGTCGTCCCGGTCCGGCGCCCTGATCACCGCCCGCACGGCCGGCGAGCAGGGGCGCGAAGTGTTCGCCGTGCCGGGGCCGATCGACTCGCGCATGTCGCGGGGCTGTCACGACCTGATCCGTGACGGGGCCCGGCTGGTCCAGAGCGTGGACGACGTGCTCGAGGAACTGGGGCCGCTGTTCGAGGCGACGGCGTCGCCCGCCGGCCGGACGATCCAGTCGCCCGCCGAGCTCCAGCTCGACGACGTGGAACGCCGGGTGCTCGATGCCTGCGATGCCATCCGCGCGGATGGTCCGGTGCCGATCGACGACGTCGTCGTCGCCTCCGGGCTGGCGGTGTCGCAGGTGATCGCCACGGTCGGCGTCCTGGAGATGCGGCGGATCATCCGCCGGCTGCCCGGCAACCAGGTGGAGCGCCGGTAA
- the prfB gene encoding peptide chain release factor 2, protein MPRRFATDSSSCETLFDWEGRRQSAARLEGAMTAADFWNNSDKAQATVAELKSVNSILKPLDEALAVGRDLEALEELAREDQSLEAELAAESNRLEKLVDALELASLLSGPHDSCDALVSIHARDGGTDANDWAEMLLRMYSAWASKHDYAVELLDRQDDAVAGIQSATVAIRGPWAYGYLKGETGIHRLVRISPFNSEGKRQTSFSAVDVAPEIADDDTEVELRDEDIREDVFRASGAGGQHVNKTSSAIRLTHFPTGIVVQCQSERSQHKNRATAIKVLRARIARLQEEKREAEQLARYKQQPKTGFGSQIRNYFLHPDQRVKDQRTGHYVGNFQSVLDGNLDGFFDAFLRWKASGSAPTAGDD, encoded by the coding sequence GTGCCGAGGCGATTCGCGACCGACTCCTCCAGCTGCGAGACTCTCTTTGACTGGGAGGGGCGCAGGCAGTCCGCGGCCCGGCTCGAAGGGGCGATGACCGCGGCCGACTTCTGGAACAACTCCGACAAGGCCCAGGCCACGGTCGCGGAACTGAAGAGCGTCAATTCCATCCTCAAGCCGCTCGACGAGGCGCTGGCCGTGGGCCGCGACCTCGAGGCCCTCGAGGAACTGGCCCGCGAGGACCAGTCGCTGGAAGCGGAGCTCGCCGCCGAGTCGAACCGGCTGGAGAAGCTCGTCGACGCCCTCGAACTGGCGTCGCTCCTCTCGGGTCCCCACGACTCCTGTGACGCGCTGGTCTCGATCCACGCCCGCGACGGCGGCACCGACGCCAACGACTGGGCCGAGATGCTCCTGCGGATGTACTCGGCCTGGGCCTCGAAGCACGACTACGCCGTCGAACTGCTCGACCGGCAGGACGACGCCGTGGCGGGCATCCAGAGCGCCACCGTCGCCATCAGGGGGCCGTGGGCCTACGGCTACCTCAAGGGGGAGACCGGCATCCACCGGCTGGTGCGGATCAGCCCGTTCAATTCCGAGGGCAAGCGACAGACGAGCTTCTCCGCCGTCGACGTCGCGCCGGAGATAGCCGACGACGACACGGAGGTCGAGCTACGCGACGAGGACATCCGCGAGGACGTATTCCGCGCCAGTGGTGCCGGCGGCCAGCACGTCAACAAGACGTCGAGCGCGATCCGGCTCACCCACTTCCCCACCGGCATCGTCGTCCAGTGCCAGAGCGAGCGCAGCCAGCACAAGAACCGGGCCACGGCCATCAAGGTGCTGCGCGCCCGCATCGCCAGGCTCCAGGAGGAGAAGCGCGAGGCCGAGCAACTGGCCCGCTACAAGCAGCAGCCCAAGACCGGCTTCGGGTCGCAGATCCGCAACTACTTCCTCCACCCCGACCAGCGGGTCAAGGACCAGCGGACGGGCCACTACGTCGGCAACTTCCAGAGCGTGCTCGACGGTAACCTCGACGGCTTCTTCGACGCTTTCCTGCGTTGGAAGGCCTCCGGTTCCGCCCCGACGGCTGGCGACGACTGA
- the infA gene encoding translation initiation factor IF-1, whose product MAEKEQALEVEGVVTQALANTRFRVQITGGHIVNAHVAGRMRKNFIRIVPGDKVKVELSPYDLTKGRITFRER is encoded by the coding sequence ATGGCGGAAAAAGAGCAGGCACTCGAGGTGGAGGGTGTCGTCACGCAGGCCCTCGCAAACACACGGTTTCGTGTCCAGATCACCGGCGGACACATCGTCAACGCCCACGTCGCCGGCCGGATGCGAAAGAACTTCATCCGCATCGTCCCGGGAGACAAGGTGAAGGTGGAACTCTCCCCCTACGACCTCACCAAGGGGCGGATCACGTTCCGGGAGCGGTAG
- a CDS encoding RNA-binding transcriptional accessory protein — MTHVRSVASGMGSTAIIDLGRIAQRLDLPVAGVETVVHLLDSGNTIPFITRYRRDQTGGLDEEQVRVIAESVARARQLADRKATIQRTIQSQGKLTPALEGRIAAAESLKQLEDLYLPFKPRKLSLAEIAKQRKLEPLAREILAADPAAAQVETRAADFVDPDVEVGAVADVLLGVGHIIAHEYSERADVRGRLREIFHRQARLTSQRIAAAGKSLSKDEKHFRDYFDYAEHVQRIPPHRVLAINRGERAKLLKVRIDGPAEELQAAAEELLVPPGHVHADFLRGCVRDALARLVLPSLERELRREMTEFCETHAVGVFARNLRNLFLQPPVPGRRVLALDPGFKSGCKAVVIDACGTPLEHAVLHIIGQEERRAEAGRKIVDLVGRHDCSVIAIGNGTAGRETEALVAELVAGELQARDVAYVMVNEAGASVYSTSQYGREELPQHEAAVRGAISIGRRLQDPLSELVKIEPANIGVGLYQHDVKARHLHASLDRVVESCVNYVGVDLNTASPALLRYVSGLNQATAKNIHDWRTRNGPFTSRRQLLEVPGFGEAAYVQAAGFLKITGGAEPLDATWIHPESYPVAEQVLARLGGSLAEPLSGARGTAVDLQALAGEFGVGRLLLADIIEQLSRPGRDPREDLPKPMFKKEVIKFDDLEVGMELHGAVLNVVDFGAFVDIGMHDSGLVHISQLSGRYVRDPHDVVSVGQMVKVWVLELDKARRRVALTMISPAERERQQRQVERKREARASRQPTGADQGRAPTSAGPPLAAGREAAAAPRRERQPPTPAGRRPPRRAGRPPREQGGRTYVARGPTGPATPLSNAMREGKEPLRTFGDLLQFFATRSEDEGEESSAPAKQGGAKPDRPASTAADEPPTAPGT; from the coding sequence ATGACACACGTGCGGTCCGTTGCGAGCGGGATGGGATCCACAGCGATCATCGACCTCGGCCGCATCGCGCAGCGGCTCGACCTGCCGGTGGCCGGGGTCGAGACGGTCGTGCACCTGCTCGATTCGGGCAACACGATCCCGTTCATCACCCGCTATCGCCGCGACCAGACGGGCGGCCTCGACGAGGAGCAGGTGAGGGTGATCGCCGAGAGCGTCGCCCGGGCCCGGCAGCTCGCCGACCGCAAGGCCACGATCCAGCGCACGATCCAGAGCCAGGGAAAGCTGACGCCCGCCCTGGAGGGGCGGATCGCGGCCGCCGAGAGCCTCAAGCAGCTCGAGGACCTGTACCTGCCGTTCAAGCCCCGGAAATTGTCGCTGGCGGAGATCGCCAAGCAGCGAAAGCTCGAGCCGCTCGCCAGGGAGATCCTCGCCGCCGATCCCGCCGCCGCACAGGTCGAGACGCGGGCGGCCGACTTCGTCGATCCCGACGTCGAGGTCGGTGCCGTGGCCGACGTGCTCCTCGGCGTCGGCCACATCATCGCCCACGAATACAGCGAGCGGGCCGACGTGCGCGGCCGGCTGCGGGAGATCTTTCACCGCCAGGCGCGGCTGACAAGCCAGCGGATCGCGGCCGCCGGCAAGTCGCTCTCCAAGGACGAGAAGCATTTTCGCGACTACTTCGACTACGCCGAGCACGTCCAACGCATACCGCCGCACCGCGTGCTGGCCATCAACCGCGGGGAACGGGCCAAGCTCCTCAAGGTGCGGATCGACGGACCGGCCGAGGAGCTGCAGGCCGCGGCCGAGGAGCTGCTCGTCCCCCCGGGCCACGTCCATGCCGACTTCCTGCGCGGCTGCGTTCGCGACGCCCTCGCCAGGCTCGTGCTGCCGAGCCTGGAGCGGGAGCTGCGCCGGGAGATGACCGAGTTCTGCGAGACGCACGCCGTCGGGGTGTTCGCCCGCAACCTGCGGAACCTGTTCCTCCAACCCCCGGTGCCCGGCCGTCGCGTGCTGGCGCTCGATCCGGGGTTCAAGAGCGGCTGCAAGGCGGTCGTGATCGACGCGTGCGGCACGCCCCTGGAACACGCCGTCCTGCACATCATCGGGCAAGAGGAGCGGCGGGCGGAAGCGGGGCGGAAGATCGTCGACCTCGTCGGCCGCCACGACTGCTCTGTGATCGCCATCGGCAACGGTACTGCCGGCCGGGAGACGGAGGCGCTGGTGGCGGAACTGGTGGCGGGCGAACTGCAGGCCCGCGACGTAGCCTACGTGATGGTCAACGAGGCCGGAGCGAGCGTGTATTCCACGAGCCAGTACGGTCGCGAGGAGCTGCCGCAGCACGAGGCCGCCGTCCGGGGCGCGATCTCGATCGGTCGCCGGCTTCAGGATCCGCTCTCCGAGCTGGTGAAGATCGAGCCGGCCAACATCGGCGTCGGCCTCTACCAGCATGACGTGAAGGCCCGCCACCTGCACGCCTCGCTCGACCGCGTCGTGGAGAGCTGCGTGAACTACGTCGGCGTGGATCTGAACACGGCGAGCCCCGCGCTGCTGCGGTACGTGTCGGGCCTCAACCAGGCGACGGCCAAGAACATCCACGACTGGCGCACGCGGAACGGCCCGTTCACGTCGCGACGGCAGCTTCTCGAGGTGCCGGGCTTCGGCGAGGCCGCGTACGTGCAGGCGGCCGGCTTCCTCAAGATCACCGGCGGTGCCGAGCCGCTCGACGCCACCTGGATCCACCCCGAGAGCTACCCGGTGGCGGAGCAGGTGCTGGCCCGGCTCGGCGGCAGCCTCGCTGAGCCTCTTTCCGGGGCACGGGGCACGGCGGTCGACCTGCAGGCCCTGGCCGGGGAGTTCGGCGTCGGCCGGCTGCTCCTCGCCGACATCATCGAGCAACTATCCCGCCCGGGCCGTGACCCCCGCGAGGACCTGCCGAAGCCGATGTTCAAGAAGGAGGTCATCAAGTTCGACGATCTCGAGGTCGGCATGGAGTTGCACGGAGCCGTGCTCAACGTCGTCGACTTCGGTGCCTTCGTGGACATCGGCATGCACGACAGCGGCCTCGTGCACATCAGCCAGCTCTCCGGCCGCTACGTTCGTGATCCGCACGACGTCGTCAGCGTCGGACAAATGGTGAAGGTCTGGGTGTTGGAGCTCGACAAGGCCCGGCGCCGCGTTGCCCTGACGATGATTTCGCCGGCGGAACGGGAGCGGCAGCAGCGCCAGGTGGAGCGGAAGCGCGAGGCACGTGCCAGCCGGCAGCCGACCGGCGCGGACCAGGGACGGGCACCGACGTCTGCCGGACCGCCGCTGGCAGCCGGCCGTGAAGCGGCCGCCGCGCCGCGCCGCGAGCGGCAGCCACCGACCCCGGCGGGCAGGCGGCCGCCGCGCCGTGCGGGCCGTCCGCCCCGGGAGCAGGGGGGCAGGACCTACGTTGCGCGTGGGCCGACCGGGCCCGCAACTCCACTTTCGAACGCGATGCGCGAAGGGAAGGAGCCGTTGCGGACCTTCGGCGACCTGCTGCAGTTCTTCGCGACCCGGTCGGAGGATGAGGGGGAGGAGAGCTCCGCGCCGGCGAAGCAGGGCGGCGCGAAGCCGGATCGACCGGCTTCCACGGCAGCCGACGAGCCGCCTACCGCTCCCGGAACGTGA
- the degT gene encoding pleiotropic regulatory protein codes for MISRTPAATSNSTPATGDEFLPAVPLLALERQHAVLRDRLRDAIDRVCESGRFVLGPDVTELETELARALDVPHAITCASGSDALLLALMALGVGAGDEVILPSYTFFATASAVTRLGAVPIFADIDPATYIADPADVERKISRRTKAIMPVHLFGRTADMDALLPIARKAGLPLVEDAAQSILSTWHGRYSGGLGDVGCFSFYPTKNLGGAGDGGFLTTTRDDLAASLKLLRVHGMEPRYYHQVVGINSRLDTLQAAILRVKLPCLDGWTTDRQVNATRYGQFFAEYALADHVTVPSDESRGRHVWNQYVIRVAGGRRDALRAHLAAARVGTEIYYPVPLHMQQCFRHLGWATGDLPHTERAAAETLALPIFPELTVAEQRTVVGRIAEFFGAARTGRPAAEQPAGAGESVSLPRPHFLRRAVGCADEVRS; via the coding sequence ATGATCAGTCGGACGCCAGCCGCCACCTCCAACTCGACACCGGCGACCGGGGACGAGTTCCTGCCCGCCGTTCCCCTGCTCGCCCTCGAGCGTCAGCATGCGGTCCTCCGCGACCGGCTCCGCGACGCCATCGACCGAGTCTGCGAATCGGGGCGGTTCGTCCTCGGACCCGACGTCACGGAGCTGGAGACGGAGTTGGCCCGGGCCCTCGACGTGCCGCACGCGATCACCTGCGCGTCCGGCAGCGATGCCCTGCTCCTCGCCTTGATGGCCCTCGGCGTGGGTGCGGGGGATGAGGTGATCCTGCCGAGCTACACCTTCTTCGCCACGGCCAGCGCGGTCACGCGGCTCGGGGCGGTGCCGATCTTCGCCGACATCGATCCCGCCACCTACATCGCCGATCCCGCCGACGTCGAGCGGAAGATCAGCCGCCGGACCAAGGCGATCATGCCGGTGCACCTCTTCGGCCGGACGGCCGACATGGATGCCCTGCTGCCGATCGCGCGGAAGGCAGGCCTGCCGCTCGTCGAGGACGCGGCCCAGTCGATCCTCTCGACGTGGCACGGCCGCTACTCGGGCGGCCTTGGCGACGTCGGCTGCTTCAGTTTCTACCCCACGAAGAACCTCGGCGGCGCTGGGGACGGCGGCTTCCTCACGACCACCCGCGATGATCTCGCGGCATCGCTGAAGTTGCTCCGCGTGCATGGCATGGAGCCGCGGTACTACCACCAGGTGGTCGGCATCAACAGCCGGCTGGACACGCTCCAGGCGGCGATCCTGCGCGTGAAGCTCCCCTGCCTCGACGGCTGGACGACGGACCGCCAGGTGAACGCCACCCGCTACGGGCAATTCTTCGCCGAGTACGCCCTGGCCGACCACGTCACCGTCCCGAGCGACGAATCCCGCGGCCGCCACGTCTGGAACCAGTATGTCATCCGCGTGGCCGGCGGCCGCCGCGACGCGCTCCGCGCCCATCTCGCCGCGGCCCGCGTCGGCACGGAAATCTACTATCCCGTGCCGCTGCACATGCAGCAGTGCTTCCGTCACCTCGGCTGGGCGACGGGCGACCTGCCGCACACCGAGCGGGCCGCCGCAGAGACGCTCGCGCTGCCGATCTTCCCCGAGCTCACCGTGGCCGAGCAGCGGACCGTCGTCGGGCGGATCGCCGAGTTCTTCGGTGCCGCACGGACGGGCCGGCCGGCCGCAGAGCAGCCGGCCGGGGCCGGTGAATCGGTGAGCCTGCCCCGCCCCCACTTCCTGCGCCGCGCGGTCGGCTGTGCGGACGAGGTCCGCTCCTGA
- a CDS encoding DNA topoisomerase VI subunit A, producing MPPKTKRSPKAAVGTLPPVDVKTHGLIVGLADEVATAAEKRRDPWLDIPTRSLSNVRFNKARKIIEMGGQTNRRQLFNLAQAKSYMQTLLVATGCKQLIDQQKTTSIRGLYYLLKHTIEGTREETFATQEECDPIIEDLEVTLESLREELHVYASNRGGMVGPITLIDSGDEIDCSRMGSGGYSIPSIVEADIVKFKSCDAKFILHVEKDTVWRRFNEDKFWRKHACLLTHGGGQPPRGVRRMLYRLHNEFKLPVYCLLDNDPWGYYIYSVLKQGSINLAYESKRMAIPEARFLGIRSRDYGRCKLSPSVQIALNDTDIKRAKQIAAYPWFAGKKAWQKEIETMLANGFKLEVESLISKDISYVTDTYTPERLAEADWLD from the coding sequence ATGCCCCCGAAGACGAAACGTTCCCCGAAGGCCGCCGTCGGCACGCTCCCGCCTGTCGACGTCAAGACCCACGGCCTGATCGTCGGCCTGGCCGACGAGGTCGCCACGGCGGCGGAGAAACGCCGCGACCCGTGGCTCGACATCCCGACCCGCAGCCTGTCGAACGTCCGCTTCAACAAGGCGCGGAAGATCATCGAGATGGGTGGGCAGACCAACCGGCGTCAGCTCTTCAACCTCGCCCAGGCGAAGAGCTACATGCAGACGCTGCTCGTGGCCACCGGCTGCAAGCAGCTCATCGACCAGCAGAAGACGACCAGCATTCGCGGTCTGTATTACCTCCTCAAGCACACCATCGAGGGCACCCGCGAGGAGACGTTCGCCACCCAGGAAGAGTGCGACCCGATCATCGAGGATCTGGAAGTCACGCTGGAAAGCCTCCGCGAGGAGCTGCACGTCTACGCCAGCAATCGCGGCGGCATGGTGGGGCCGATCACGCTCATCGACTCGGGAGACGAGATCGACTGCTCGCGGATGGGCTCGGGCGGCTACTCGATCCCGTCGATCGTCGAGGCCGACATCGTCAAGTTCAAGTCCTGTGACGCGAAGTTCATCCTCCACGTCGAGAAGGACACCGTGTGGCGCCGGTTCAACGAAGACAAGTTCTGGCGGAAGCACGCCTGCCTGCTCACCCATGGCGGCGGCCAGCCGCCGCGCGGCGTCCGGCGCATGCTCTATCGGCTCCACAACGAGTTCAAGCTTCCCGTCTACTGCCTGCTCGACAACGACCCGTGGGGCTACTACATCTACTCCGTGCTCAAGCAGGGCTCGATCAACCTCGCCTACGAGTCGAAGCGGATGGCGATCCCCGAGGCCCGGTTCCTCGGCATCCGCTCCCGCGACTACGGCCGCTGCAAGCTCTCCCCGAGCGTGCAGATCGCCCTCAACGACACCGACATCAAGCGGGCCAAGCAGATCGCCGCCTATCCGTGGTTCGCGGGCAAGAAGGCGTGGCAGAAGGAGATCGAGACGATGCTCGCCAACGGCTTCAAGCTCGAGGTCGAGTCGCTGATCTCCAAGGACATCAGCTACGTCACCGACACCTACACCCCCGAACGGCTCGCAGAGGCCGACTGGCTCGACTGA
- a CDS encoding nitrate ABC transporter ATP-binding protein, with translation MSDVPAAAASATAAETTAARGPAPTPAPAERPAAVEFRNVTKIYGQGTPREYVAISDVSFTIPDVIDHGEISSFLGPSGCGKSTVLRLVAGLEPQHPPTSGSVTVLGRSVVGPGADRGMVFQDYTSFDNRTVLDNVAFGLECRGVPRRLREAEAAEWIARVGLDPRRDATKYPHELSGGMRQRVAIARTLILRPRVILMDEPFGALDPATRLDMQDLLVKLWREVEATVLFVTHSVEEAVYLGDRVFVMATTPGRIAAEIRMPAAVGPARETQSEPWFHEQVNALQARIEQVEVAAKRPGE, from the coding sequence ATGAGTGACGTCCCCGCCGCCGCTGCTTCCGCCACCGCAGCCGAAACCACGGCGGCCCGCGGCCCGGCACCCACGCCGGCCCCCGCCGAGCGGCCGGCGGCCGTCGAGTTTCGCAACGTCACCAAGATCTACGGCCAGGGCACGCCCCGGGAGTACGTGGCGATTTCCGACGTCAGCTTCACGATCCCCGACGTCATCGATCATGGTGAGATCTCGTCGTTCCTCGGCCCGAGCGGCTGCGGCAAGAGTACGGTGCTGCGGCTCGTGGCGGGGCTCGAGCCGCAGCATCCGCCGACGAGCGGCAGCGTGACGGTGCTCGGCCGGTCCGTCGTCGGTCCCGGCGCCGACCGGGGTATGGTGTTCCAGGACTACACGAGCTTCGACAACCGCACGGTGCTCGACAACGTCGCCTTCGGGCTGGAGTGCCGGGGCGTGCCACGCCGGCTGCGCGAGGCCGAGGCGGCCGAGTGGATCGCGCGGGTCGGCCTCGATCCGCGCCGCGACGCGACGAAGTATCCGCACGAACTCTCCGGCGGCATGCGGCAGCGGGTGGCGATCGCCCGCACGCTGATCCTGCGGCCGCGGGTGATCCTCATGGACGAGCCCTTCGGGGCCCTCGACCCGGCCACGCGGCTCGACATGCAGGACCTGCTCGTGAAGCTCTGGCGGGAGGTGGAGGCAACGGTCCTGTTCGTGACGCACTCCGTCGAGGAGGCGGTGTATCTCGGCGACCGGGTGTTTGTCATGGCGACGACGCCCGGGCGGATCGCGGCGGAAATCCGCATGCCGGCCGCCGTGGGGCCGGCCCGGGAGACGCAGTCGGAGCCCTGGTTCCACGAGCAGGTCAACGCCCTGCAGGCGCGGATCGAGCAGGTCGAGGTGGCCGCCAAGCGGCCCGGGGAGTGA
- a CDS encoding ABC transporter permease, with protein MTPPPASPSPPPARPLRGETGSGTALLWGATCVAAVVAVWFMATAGEAESRLISPATLPSPGETLAAVPGLFGERRLVANTLVTLGRVVLGFGLAGLVGVPLGVVAACFPAVRAFVAPLTIFGRNIPVAALIPLTFFFFGIGEFQKVMFLFIASVAFVVSDTTAAVLDVPERYVDTARTLGASRLQIILKVLVPLAAPAIFNSLRLLFGIAFGYVMLAEVVKLGGDTGGLGDLINVAQRRGDREPIVIVLVVIPLVAYAIDRALWWLQCDLFPHRYGGRGWLPKGLRRLLHGAGRPAEALT; from the coding sequence ATGACCCCGCCGCCGGCCTCGCCGTCGCCGCCGCCGGCCCGGCCGCTTCGCGGCGAGACGGGTTCAGGAACGGCACTGCTCTGGGGCGCGACCTGCGTGGCCGCCGTGGTGGCGGTGTGGTTCATGGCCACGGCCGGCGAGGCGGAGAGCCGGCTCATCAGCCCGGCCACGCTGCCGAGCCCGGGGGAGACACTGGCGGCCGTCCCGGGCCTGTTCGGCGAGCGTCGGCTCGTGGCGAACACGCTCGTGACGCTCGGCCGGGTGGTCCTCGGCTTCGGCCTGGCGGGGCTTGTCGGCGTGCCGCTCGGCGTCGTGGCCGCCTGCTTTCCCGCCGTTCGGGCGTTCGTGGCCCCGCTGACGATCTTCGGCCGCAACATCCCCGTCGCTGCGCTCATCCCGCTGACGTTCTTCTTCTTCGGGATCGGCGAGTTTCAGAAGGTCATGTTTCTGTTCATCGCCAGCGTGGCGTTCGTCGTCAGCGACACGACGGCCGCCGTCCTCGATGTGCCGGAGCGGTACGTGGACACGGCTCGCACGCTCGGCGCCTCGCGGCTGCAGATCATCCTCAAGGTGCTGGTGCCGCTGGCCGCGCCGGCGATCTTCAACTCGCTGCGGCTCCTGTTCGGCATCGCCTTCGGCTACGTGATGCTCGCCGAGGTGGTGAAGCTCGGCGGCGACACCGGCGGCCTCGGCGATCTGATCAACGTCGCGCAGCGCCGCGGCGACCGCGAGCCGATCGTGATCGTGCTCGTCGTCATCCCGCTGGTCGCCTACGCCATCGACCGGGCGCTGTGGTGGCTGCAGTGCGACCTGTTTCCGCACCGCTACGGCGGCCGCGGCTGGCTGCCGAAGGGGCTGCGCCGGCTGCTGCATGGCGCGGGCAGGCCCGCGGAGGCCCTGACATGA